The genomic stretch AGGCTGCGGTGTAGCCTGGGGTATCGTCAGGGTGAAACATCTCAAACACAACATTGGGGTCTGCCACGATCGCCTCCGGCGGGACTTCCAGCAGCTCCGTCACAAACGCACTGATATAGGTAAACCGGACGAGCGGGCTATCGGTTCGACCCATAGAGGTGTAGAGAACACCCGGTAAGGTAGCCGCAATTTTTTGAAATCGGGCTTCGCTGGCAGCAAGCTTCTGTTCGCTCAGTTTGCGATCGGTGACATCCAGGGTTGTTCCCATCAGCCGTGCCATGTTCCCTGCACGATCAAAAACGGGTTCGCCCTTGGCAGTGATGTAGCGCGTAGAGCCATCTGCCAGCCTGATCCGAAAATCCTGTTCTGCGGGCTGTGCCTGAGTGAGGCGAGCGACAAAGGATTCAAAAACAGCCCTATCTTCTGGGTGAACAAATCGAGTCACAACTTCTTCAAGGTTAGGCGGCGGCTGATGGGAGTCGCATTGATAAATCCGATAAAGCTCCTCTGACCAGAAGGTGGTTTGGGTGGCTACCTCATGTTCCCAGCTGCCGACATGGGCGACTCTTTGTGCCTCCCGCAGCGCGGCTTCACTCTGTTGCAGGGCAAGTTCTGCCTGTTTACGATCGGTAATATCAACTGAAATCGCTGTCAGGTTCCAGCACTGCTGCACCTCATCCCAGGTGGAATTATTGGTTTGCGAGACCCAGCGCAGATGTCCCTCCCTGTGCCGCAGCCGATATTCATAGGTGTAGGTTGTTCCTGCAAAAATGTGGGCAAAGACCCGGTCTGCACATGCCTGCCAGTCTTCTGAGTTAATCAGACTGAGCCAGAGATGGCTGTCCTGGGTTAAGGCTTCAGCGCTGTATCCACAGAGCAACTCAGTTCCCGCAGACACCTGATCGATAATCCAGTTCCCGTTTTCAAACACCCGCATCCGGGCAATGCCAGCGATCACGCTATTCAGGATGTCCTTCGTTCTGGATTCCGATTCCTGGAGCGCCAGTTCAAGCTGTTTCCGATCGCTAATGTCGGTCAACCGGATCAGGTGCATAGTTTCTCCAGCCACCGTGATTGGCTTTGCTGCCAGGTTCGCCCAAAAACTTTTGCCCGATTGGGTGATGTACTCTATCTCCCGGCTCCAGTAGCCCTTCTTTGCCACATCAGATCCAATGGTATTCACTTCCTCCTGGGTAAAGGGATGCTTTTGCAGTGAAGTTCCCAGCGTCCCAATTAGCTCAGCTTTACTGGCTCGCTCAAACATTGCGACCGCCCGCTGATTGCAGTCCACAATCAGGGTAGAGGGTGGGGTACTGACCAGGAAGATCGCGTCGGTCGATTCGTTAAAGATGACTTCGCGCAGATCTCTTGCCTGTGCTAGCTCGGCGGTGCGTCTAGTAACCTGCTGTTTCAGCTCTTGCTCGTAGTCTGTTCGCAGTTGAAAAGAGAGCCGCAGCTGTTCTGCCATCTGGCGAAAACTCTCGGATAGCTGCTTTACCTCCCCCAAGCCCGTGACGGGAACTTCATAATCGAACTGGTTTTGGGCAATGCGATCGGCGGCAAGGCTGAGTTGTCCTAGGGGGTCGGTAATGCGACGGGCAGCCAGTACCCCCAAAGCACTGGTCGCCGCCAGAGTGCCCAGGCACAGCAAAGCAGTCCAGGCGTTTTGCGTCTGAATCCGCGTCATGAAATCTGATTCGGGAATGGTTGTCACCACGAGCCAGTCCAGCCCATAGTTGTCCCGATAGGGCGTGACCTGCACAAACTGCTGCTGCCCCTCAACCCTCAGCCTGACCTGTTGCGAGGTCTGAATCTCGCTGAGGGTATTAAACTGCTGAAGTAAGCGCTGAGACACCGATCGCAGAACCGGGTTTTGGCTATCGATCGCGGAGAGCTGGACAGGCTTGCCATTCACCTTCGCGGTTGCCGATGCCTCAGATGGATCGGAGGTTGCAATCAACTTTCCCGATCGCTCCACGATAAAGAGCTGTCCTCCAGGGGAAAAGTGTAGTGTGTGAAGAAATCGGCTAATTTCGGGCAGCAGATAAGTCGAAGTAAACAATCCTTGAAATTTGCCTGCTGAATCGTAGGCGGGTGCAACCGCCATAACCTGTAAAGCGGGTACGATCGCACTAATGGATACGGGAGTCCAGTGCTGTTGCCCAGCGGATTTTGCCTGCTTATACCAGTCCAGATTGCTAAAGTCCCCCTTCGCGGTGTAAAGCAGTTGCTGCGGCTTTCCCTGGGAATCGACTGAATAAAACTGTCGCTGATTCAGGCTTCTAACGCTAAAGTACAGCGTTTTCATGGGAATGGGTTTTCCCGTCACCCTGGTCGCAAAAGTTTGTTCTTCCTGGGACAAGATGCGCCCATAGGTGAGACCAATTCCCCGATCGCGCCAGAACGCATTGGCAGGTAGCGCAGGGTTGAGAGCCATATGCTGCCAAAGCTGTTGCCGCAATTGTTCCGGGTTGCTCAGGTTTAGCATCCCCTGCTTTGCGGAAAGTTGATTGGCTGCTACAACCTGCTGAGGCTCTTGTAAGTAGCTGCTGAGGCGATCGCTCACTCTTTCGGAGGTTTGCTGCAAAAGCTGGTTTGCCAGGGTCTCAATGGCTTGCTGTCCTGCCTGGTAGGAAAAATAGCCGACCAGTGCTGTCGCTCCTGTCGTTAGCAGCACAAAGGGAACCACCAGCATCCAGCGCAGCGGAATTTGTGCCGAGTCAATTTTCAGATTTGTCAGATAACGGAGCGAGGACATAGGCAATCGTGAATGCGTCAGAGCAGGGAAGGGCGATCGGTATTCCAACTTTTTGGCGCAATTTTTGGCGCAATTTTTGGCGCAATTTTGGCGCAATTTTTTGGCGCATAAAGTGCCCACGCTGCTGTTGCAATGAAGTTGACTCAGCAGGCGGGAGCCTTAGCCCGTGAGCAAGCGAGGCAACGACCAGCGATCGCTTTGACTGCTAATTCTAAAGATACCCATCAATGCTGGGGGCTTGCTGCATTGATCCGGCGGGAATGGTTCAGGCAATGGCTCACTGAGCTGATCTAAATTATCTCTCGTCCGGGTGCGTCCAAAGCCTCTCTATAAAAGTCTTATCTTTCTGCCCTATTGTTCTTTCGGCGTTGCTGGACTGACGTATGATTCGCCCATTCAGCAACACCAATTTTCATTCTTTAACATTCCTTATGAATTTTCCTACTTAATCGATCGCATATTTTTCTCATATGTTATTGCTCTAACTTCTTACTATTTAGGTTCCATTCGCTGAACCCCTCCTCCTTATCATCTATGAACCTTGCCACAACCACTGCTTCTCTCTCTGGCTTAACCGAACAGGAAGCTGCCGCACGTCGGGCTGCGGGTCAGGGAAACAATTTGCCGCTGCAAACGAGCCGTACCTATGGCGCGATCTTCCGAGAGAATTTGTTCACATTTATTAACATTGTTCTGTTCTTTATCAGTCTTGTTCTGATTGCGCTGGGACGGATCGATGATGTGGGCGTGATTGCCTTCGTGATTGGTACGAATGTCATTGTCAATATTTATCAAGAGATTCGCGCTAAGAAAAAGCTGGATAAAATTGCGCTGGTGTCCCGTCCGACGGTGACGATCGTGCGAGAGGGCAAGGAACGAGTTGTTGATCCGAATGAGATTGTGGTGGGCGATCTGCTGATAGTGCGTCCGGGCGATCAGGTCGTGGTGGATGGCTCGGTGGTGGGCAACGGGGAAGTGAACATGGACGAGTCGCTGCTGACGGGAGAATCGGATTTGATTCCCAAGCAGGCGGGTAAACTGCTCTATTCGGGGAGTTTCTGTGTTAGCGGCAAGGCGTATTACGAGGCGGAGAAGGTCGGGAAGGACAGCTACGCTAATCAGCTGACAGCAGGGGCTAAGTCTTTTCGGCGCGTCCTGACTCCCCTGCAACAAGAAATTAACCTGATTGTGCGGATGCTGCTGGTAGCGGCAATCTTTCTGTGGCTGCTGGCGGGAATTTCCCTGCTGATGGGTCTGACGCCTTTCCCGCGATCGGTTGAGAATGCGGCAGTGATCGCCGGACTGGTTCCCAGCGGACTGTTTCTGATGATCACGCTGGCATATGCAATGGGTTCGGTACGGATGGCAGACCGGAATGCTCTGATTCAGCAGTCGAACGCAGTGGAATCGCTCAGCCATATCAACGTGATGTGTCTGGACAAAACGGGAACGCTGACGGCAAACCGGATTCAGCTTCAGACCCTACTGCCGATCGAGATAGACGAAAATAAACTGCGATCGATTTTGAGTGACTATGCGGCAAGTGCGTCGTTTAGCAATAAAACCAATGATGCGATCGTGCAGGCGTATCCGGGTCAAAAGTATCCCCTAAAGGAAGAAATTCCCTTTGCTTCAGCTTACAAGTGGAGTGCAGAGGCATTTGATGATCCGGCATTACCGGGAGCCTATGTGCTGGGTGCGCCCGATGTGCTGATTTCGGCTGTGCCGTTGACGGAGGATCTGCGGCAGGCAATTCAGTCTGGTACGGATCAGGGGTTGCGGGTGCTGCTGTTTGCCCATGCGCCTACCTGGACACCGATGCGAACCGAGGATGCCAATAATCCCAATTTGCCGAATGGGCTGAAGGCGATCGGGCTGCTCTTTTTTGGCGATGAACTGCGTCCCCGCGTGCAGGAAACCCTGAGCCGATTTCGTGATGGTGGCATTGAAGTCAAAGTGATTTCGGGAGATAACCCCAATACGGTGGCGGCTCTGGCAGCGCAGGCAGGTCTGGGCGGTGCGGATATCAGGCTGATCTCCGGGCAGGATTTAGCGGAGATGGACGACCTGGAATTTGCCCAGGCAGCGGCAGAAACCACCGTGTTTGGACGAATTACGCCCGACCAGAAAGCCCGACTGGTGCAAGTCTTCCAGAGTCAGGGCAAATATGTGGCGATGATGGGCGACGGGGTAAACGATGTACCTTCGCTGAAGCAGGCAAATGTGGGCATTGCGATGGAGAGCGGCAGCCAGATTACGCGCGGCGTGGCAGATATGGTGCTGCTCAAGGATTCCTTTGAGGCGTTGCCCGATGCCTTTCTGGAAGGACAGCGAATCCGCAACAGTATCCGGGACGTCACGAAGATTTCGCTGGTGCGTATCTTTTCCTTTGTGATTCTGATGCTGGCACTGGTAATGCCCGGTATCATTTTCCCGCTCACGATTAAGCACAATGCGATCTTAACGCTCCTTACAGAAGGAATTCCGACGCTGGGCGTAACGCTCTGGGCGAAACCGGGTCGAGAAACTGAAAAGGGATTGCTGCGATCGATCCTGCCCTTTGTCCTGCCTGCAATGGCATTCTTAGCCCTGTTTAGCCTGCTGGTTTACATGGCTTACACCGTGAAGCAAATTACGCCGCTGCTGGGTCTGCTGGACGGCAATATGCCACTGCGGGATATTGGTCAGGTCGTGACTCGCGAAAAGGTGGTAGAGGCAATGTTCCTGGCTCGCAATGCGCTGGTTGCGTTTCTGGTGTTCTGTGGGCTGCTGCTGATCCTGTTCGTCAAACCGCCGACTCGTTTCTGGACGGGAGGTTCGCTGCTGAGTGGGGACTGGCGATATGCCCTGATGGCGCTGGCAATGCTCGGTGTTTATATCGTGTTGCTGGTTGTACCGGGACTGCGATCGCTCTTCGATCTGAACCTGCTGGAGCCGATCGACTATCTGATTCTGGCGCTGGTGGCGTTTTTCTGGGCGCTCCTGGTTCGGACCTCATGGCGCAACCGATGGCTGGAGCGATTCTTGCAGGGAGGCTCTTGATTGCCCCGAAATCTCACCCCAAAGGGACGGAGGCACAGAAGCAGAGTTTGATAGAAGCCCGTAAACTATTGGAAAGCGAAGCGTCAATTGAATCAAGCCAAGAGTTGCGACTATGCCCTCGCCCCGCTATCCCACCCCACGACATCCCTCACTCTATCAGGTGAATACCCGCGTCCTGCTGCGGAATCTGTCTCGACAGCTCGATCGTCCTGCCACCCTGGATGATATTCCGGATTGGATGCTGGATGCGTGGGCAAAGATGGGGTTTGACTGGATCTATTGCCTGGGAGTTTGGCAGGATGGAATCGTTGCACCGCAGGTCTCCCGATCGAATCCCATCTGGCTGGAAGAATATCATCAGCTTTTATCGGATTTGCAGGATGAGGACATCTGCGGTTCCTGCTTTGCGGTGACGGGCTATACGGTACAACCCGCGATGGGCGGTAATGCGGCAATGGAACGGCTGCGCGATCGGCTTCACCAGCGGGGACTGAAGCTGATGCTGGACTTTGTCCCCAACCACACCGCTCCCGATCATCCCTGGGTGCAAGCTCATCCTGATTTTTATGTTCACGGTACAGAGGAACAGCTAGCGAGAGAACCACAAAACTACTGTCGTGTAACGATCGGGACTGGAGAACAGATTTTTGCCTACGGACGCGATCCCTACTTTCCCGGCTGGTGCGATACCCTACAGCTCAACTACGGCAATTCCAACCTGCAAGTCGCGCAGCTCAACCAGTTGCTGTCGATCGCCCCACTCTGCGACGGACTGCGCTGCGATATGGCAATGCTGATCCTGCCGGATATCTTTCAGCGAACCTGGGGGATTGCAACGGAGCCGTTTTGGAACAGGGCGATCGAGAAGGTGCGATCGATTCACCCTGGCTTTGTATTCATGGCAGAGGTCTACTGGGATCTGGAGCGGACGCTTCAGCAGCAGGGCTTTGACTATACCTATGACAAAAGGCTATACGATCGCTTGCGCGAACAGCACGTCCGTCCGGTGCGAGAACATTTCCGGACAGATCTGGACTATCAGAACAAATCCGCCCGTTTTTTGGAAAACCACGATGAACCCCGCGCGGCTACGGTCTTTCCCCTGGAGGTTCACAAAGCGGCTGCCGTTATCTCTTTCTTCTGTCCCGGCTTGCGCTTTTTCCACCAGGGACAGCGGGAGGGCTATCAAAAACGAATTTCAGTGCACCTCAACCGGGGACCCAGGGAACCCGTAGACGGACGGCTGGAGGAGTTCTACGATCGCCTGTTCGTGACCCTGAAGCAGCCTCTCTTTCGGGAGGGAACCTGGCAACTGCTGGAAACCCACGCGGCATGGGAGGGAAATTGGACGGTCGATTGCGCGATCACCTTTGGCTGGACAGACGAAAAGGACAGACAGGGCTTAGTCGTCGTGAACTATGCGCCAAACCAGAGCCAGTTCTATGTGCGGTTGCCCTACGAGAATCTGGAGGACGGTACGATTTGCTTCAAGGATTTGATGAATGCGTCCCATCTGTACAATCGTCCGGGCGTTACCCTACGACATCCGGGACTCTATCTGGATTTGCCGCCCTGGGGCTATCACGTTTTTGAAATCAGCCGCATTGCGTAAAGGCAATGTCAACTTCCTAGTTTTTTGATCTAGTCTGTTCAAGCTAATTTATTCAGGGTTTCAGCACCATTAATCCTTGCGGAATACATTCGACTTCAACCGGAGTGGTGCCAATAATTTCACCGTCAACAACAACCTTCTGCGGTGGATTAGTTGTGACTTTGATGCTCCGGGTTCGCCCATGGGCAATATTTTCCTGCTGTGGATCCGTCTTAGTAATGGCAGAGCCAAGCATATTCAGCATGGTTCCGATCGCTTCCATTTTGCTTGTCACACTGGTAACGGTGACATCCAGTAAACCATCATCAAAAATTACGTTGCCTGCGCCCTGCGCCAACATCGAACTGGGCGGTGCCGCATTCGCGATCGTAATTGCATTTGCCTGAATGCGGAACGTTTTTC from Leptolyngbya ohadii IS1 encodes the following:
- a CDS encoding PAS domain S-box protein, with amino-acid sequence MSSLRYLTNLKIDSAQIPLRWMLVVPFVLLTTGATALVGYFSYQAGQQAIETLANQLLQQTSERVSDRLSSYLQEPQQVVAANQLSAKQGMLNLSNPEQLRQQLWQHMALNPALPANAFWRDRGIGLTYGRILSQEEQTFATRVTGKPIPMKTLYFSVRSLNQRQFYSVDSQGKPQQLLYTAKGDFSNLDWYKQAKSAGQQHWTPVSISAIVPALQVMAVAPAYDSAGKFQGLFTSTYLLPEISRFLHTLHFSPGGQLFIVERSGKLIATSDPSEASATAKVNGKPVQLSAIDSQNPVLRSVSQRLLQQFNTLSEIQTSQQVRLRVEGQQQFVQVTPYRDNYGLDWLVVTTIPESDFMTRIQTQNAWTALLCLGTLAATSALGVLAARRITDPLGQLSLAADRIAQNQFDYEVPVTGLGEVKQLSESFRQMAEQLRLSFQLRTDYEQELKQQVTRRTAELAQARDLREVIFNESTDAIFLVSTPPSTLIVDCNQRAVAMFERASKAELIGTLGTSLQKHPFTQEEVNTIGSDVAKKGYWSREIEYITQSGKSFWANLAAKPITVAGETMHLIRLTDISDRKQLELALQESESRTKDILNSVIAGIARMRVFENGNWIIDQVSAGTELLCGYSAEALTQDSHLWLSLINSEDWQACADRVFAHIFAGTTYTYEYRLRHREGHLRWVSQTNNSTWDEVQQCWNLTAISVDITDRKQAELALQQSEAALREAQRVAHVGSWEHEVATQTTFWSEELYRIYQCDSHQPPPNLEEVVTRFVHPEDRAVFESFVARLTQAQPAEQDFRIRLADGSTRYITAKGEPVFDRAGNMARLMGTTLDVTDRKLSEQKLAASEARFQKIAATLPGVLYTSMGRTDSPLVRFTYISAFVTELLEVPPEAIVADPNVVFEMFHPDDTPGYTAAYLQSVAILEPFYYEWRCITPSGKIKWVQTYARPEALPNQDVLWFGVALDVTDRKRVEEERRQAAAALQQSEARLQHLATHVPGVLYTVVIPPDGMPYFEYVSAAVEEIHELTQEQAYADFSLIYRQFHPEDIEDYDAIAGYCAANLTPFVHEWRIITPSGRLKWLHAESLLEQRENGNVAAHGIIQDVTNRKQIELALQQKTEELDRFFTVALDLLCIADTSGCFRRLNQQWEETLGYSLAELEGNRFLDFVHPDDVEKTLSEISILADQNISLNFVNRYRCHDGSYRWIEWRSFPVGNLIYAAARDITDRRQTELALRQSERKFKGAFDTITAGMALVSLAGGFQEVNDSLCQMLDYSAEELLALRLQDIVHPEDHKLGLAAMEQMMAGEIPGYQVEKRFLRREGHSVWGLLNLALMRDPDDRPLYLIAQIVDMSERHRLDVIKDEFISVVSHELRTPLTSIRGSLGLLNAGVLNDEPETAQQMLNLALRSTDRLVRLVNDILDLERLESGKAVLMKEVCCITDLMEQAIDAVQVLADQASVELQLDPLAAQIQAAPDAIVQTLTNLLSNAIKFSPAGGTVWLKAELWAGEQGSGGAGEQGSRGAGEAPIYPLTHPPIHPSTHPPIHSSPPTSSSLSPTKGAAFLQRS
- a CDS encoding HAD-IC family P-type ATPase: MNLATTTASLSGLTEQEAAARRAAGQGNNLPLQTSRTYGAIFRENLFTFINIVLFFISLVLIALGRIDDVGVIAFVIGTNVIVNIYQEIRAKKKLDKIALVSRPTVTIVREGKERVVDPNEIVVGDLLIVRPGDQVVVDGSVVGNGEVNMDESLLTGESDLIPKQAGKLLYSGSFCVSGKAYYEAEKVGKDSYANQLTAGAKSFRRVLTPLQQEINLIVRMLLVAAIFLWLLAGISLLMGLTPFPRSVENAAVIAGLVPSGLFLMITLAYAMGSVRMADRNALIQQSNAVESLSHINVMCLDKTGTLTANRIQLQTLLPIEIDENKLRSILSDYAASASFSNKTNDAIVQAYPGQKYPLKEEIPFASAYKWSAEAFDDPALPGAYVLGAPDVLISAVPLTEDLRQAIQSGTDQGLRVLLFAHAPTWTPMRTEDANNPNLPNGLKAIGLLFFGDELRPRVQETLSRFRDGGIEVKVISGDNPNTVAALAAQAGLGGADIRLISGQDLAEMDDLEFAQAAAETTVFGRITPDQKARLVQVFQSQGKYVAMMGDGVNDVPSLKQANVGIAMESGSQITRGVADMVLLKDSFEALPDAFLEGQRIRNSIRDVTKISLVRIFSFVILMLALVMPGIIFPLTIKHNAILTLLTEGIPTLGVTLWAKPGRETEKGLLRSILPFVLPAMAFLALFSLLVYMAYTVKQITPLLGLLDGNMPLRDIGQVVTREKVVEAMFLARNALVAFLVFCGLLLILFVKPPTRFWTGGSLLSGDWRYALMALAMLGVYIVLLVVPGLRSLFDLNLLEPIDYLILALVAFFWALLVRTSWRNRWLERFLQGGS
- a CDS encoding alpha-amylase family glycosyl hydrolase, with amino-acid sequence MPSPRYPTPRHPSLYQVNTRVLLRNLSRQLDRPATLDDIPDWMLDAWAKMGFDWIYCLGVWQDGIVAPQVSRSNPIWLEEYHQLLSDLQDEDICGSCFAVTGYTVQPAMGGNAAMERLRDRLHQRGLKLMLDFVPNHTAPDHPWVQAHPDFYVHGTEEQLAREPQNYCRVTIGTGEQIFAYGRDPYFPGWCDTLQLNYGNSNLQVAQLNQLLSIAPLCDGLRCDMAMLILPDIFQRTWGIATEPFWNRAIEKVRSIHPGFVFMAEVYWDLERTLQQQGFDYTYDKRLYDRLREQHVRPVREHFRTDLDYQNKSARFLENHDEPRAATVFPLEVHKAAAVISFFCPGLRFFHQGQREGYQKRISVHLNRGPREPVDGRLEEFYDRLFVTLKQPLFREGTWQLLETHAAWEGNWTVDCAITFGWTDEKDRQGLVVVNYAPNQSQFYVRLPYENLEDGTICFKDLMNASHLYNRPGVTLRHPGLYLDLPPWGYHVFEISRIA